Genomic window (Lycium barbarum isolate Lr01 chromosome 2, ASM1917538v2, whole genome shotgun sequence):
ATAAGAGAATCCCATTCTTCATCCCTATACGCTTGCAACCTTATTTTTGCTACTTCAACAAGTAGCATGGCATTTGCCAAATCTTGCTCCTTTTTTTGTAAGCATTTATTAAGCTCATTTGTGATTGCTAAAACATCACTCATCAAATGCAACATGAACACAACCTCATATGTTCGACAAGCTTCAAGATATCCCATTGCCTTGGCTCTTTCATCCAATAATCGTGCATCAAGAACAAGTGGTTCAAGAACATTAAGAATAGAGCCAAACATAAGAATAAAATTGTTGAAATATTTAAAATGAGATCCCCAACGCGTATCACAAGCTCTTGAAAGACCGAGTTCTTGATTCAAGCCCCTACCGGTTGTAAGCTCACCCAAATCTAATGCCTCTTGAATTCTTTATTTTTGAGAATCTTGAAATTCATCCATACGCTTAAAAGAAGATCCCAATACATTCAAAATATTGGAAACTAATACTACAAGTTTTCCCACTTGAATACATTTTTTCGAGACCGCAACAAGAGttagttgaagttgatgagcAAAACAATGAATGGAATGGGCCGATCTACTTTCTTGCCTAATCAACATTTTAAGGCCATTGATCTCACCTTGCATATTTCTTGCCCCATCATAACATTTTCCACGCACATATGATAGACTTAAGGAATGTTGAGCAAGTAAATTAGCAATTGCCCTCTTTAGAGATAAAGCACTAGTATCTTGAACATGAACAATGTCAAGAAGCCGCTCCATCACAAATCCATTTCTATCAATATATCTTAAGACAATAGCCATTTGCTCCTTGCGTGACACATCAAAAGACTCATCAGCTAGTAAAGAAAAGTAGTCACCATTTAATTCCTCAAGAATAGCTTTAATTGTTTCTATCTTACGAGCACTCACAATATCTTTCTGAATTATTGGCGAAGTCATTTGATCATTTTGAGGAGCATGTTCCAGTACATAATCATGAATATTATCACACTTTTTCGCATACCATgagaaaatttgaagaaaattacCCCTACTGAGTGATGATTTAGATTCATCATGACCTCGAAATTCCAATCCTTGAGTTATAAGAAGTCTTACTACATCAACTGAAGCACTTAACCGGACCCAATATGCATGCTTAAATTGACTAAATTGCATCTCAAGTGCAAAATGAATAGACTGTTGTACCCGCAATAAATCTTGACATTTCTTTTTTGACTGGCTATGTGGGCTGTTCGGTAGACCAATATGTTTTCCAAGATTCTTCTTTTTCTGCCAACTCTTAAACCCAATAGTTGAAAATACTTCACCCCCACCTTGATTAGTGTTGTAGCCTTTAAATAGATAACAATACAAACAATAGGCTGCATCTTTACTAACACTATACTCCAACCAATCATGATATACATCATCAAACCATTCAGAATTAAAACGACGCATTGATCCAGAAATATTCGTTTGAGAATACTCATGCTGAAGCAACCGAGGTTGACAAGGACCATTAATAAGGTATGATCTTCTAATAACATCACGATGGTTTGGATGATAGTCCAAGATTGGGGTTCTTTCACCCGGATCATAATTTAAAGTACTCAAATCAAATTCTTGAGAAGAAGGTAATGGTACTTCTGAATGGTGGGCATTTGCTTCCTGGTTAGGTTGACTAGAAGAAGCTACACTGGATTTCGGTACTTTGGTAAAATACTTCTTTACTGAATGCTGAGACTGAATAGTAAAAAGTAAGAATTTTGTTAgaacttaaaaaaaataaacaattctGTAGACAAGTTTTGTTTCTTGACTTACCAAGTTACTATATTTTAAAGTGTTGTAAACATTTATACTTCTGTATATAACAAGCTATAAAAACCAACCTAGAGAAGAACATGGTTGGATAAACGATGTAAATAAAGTGTACAATTAGTTGTAACAGATTGATTGAATCTTTATTTAATAATCCTATCGAGTTAATATATTAGTACTATTTATCTCCTCATATATGAATGTATATTTGGGAAACTAGAATTATTGATAACAGTTAccagtttcaagaaaaaaaactACAATTATTGATAAAGGTAAGGAACTACAATATTAAATGCAAGAAGGTCGTTCTTCACACCAAAACATACATACATTCATTCATGTACAAAATGATCAAAGATGGAAAAATGGATAATCATACTCGGCACTGTAGCTCTAGCTTCTATTAGTACTATTTCCCATATATATATTCGTAAACAAAGAAGCAACAACTAAAACTGCTAATCTGCTTCTTCAAGGGACTGCATTAAGCTCCAATCATCGATTGGGGTG
Coding sequences:
- the LOC132628491 gene encoding uncharacterized protein LOC132628491; this translates as MASSSQHSVKKYFTKVPKSSVASSSQPNQEANAHHSEVPLPSSQEFDLSTLNYDPGERTPILDYHPNHRDVIRRSYLINGPCQPRLLQHEYSQTNISGSMRRFNSEWFDDVYHDWLEYSVSKDAAYCLYCYLFKGYNTNQGGGEVFSTIGFKSWQKKKNLGKHIGLPNSPHSQSKKKCQDLLRVQQSIHFALEMQFSQFKHAYWVRLSASVDVVRLLITQGLEFRGHDESKSSLSRGNFLQIFSWYAKKCDNIHDYVLEHAPQNDQMTSPIIQKDIVSARKIETIKAILEELNGDYFSLLADESFDVSRKEQMAIVLRYIDRNGFVMERLLDIVHVQDTSALSLKRAIANLLAQHSLSLSYVRGKCYDGARNMQGEINGLKMLIRQESRSAHSIHCFAHQLQLTLVAVSKKCIQVGKLVVLVSNILNVLGSSFKRMDEFQDSQK